GGCACTTGATTCTGATCAGAAGTCTGATCGATTCCATGTATGGGTTCGATTTTGTTCTCCTTTCTTCATCACTTATCCTCGATAAAAATCCTGCGTATGAAGTCCCGGAATCTCTTTGAGTAGAGCTTAGGGTCAACAGCAGAGATGGAGGTTGGATCAGCCTGCAGGGACTTGTATGCATGCTCTAGTTTTTTACTAATGTCGTAATCTTGGAGGATGTCAATGATTCCAAAGTACAGAATTACTTCATAAATCTCACGATAACCACCACGCAGTGGAGTTAAATTGCCTCCTCCAATTGGGGTGAACAGCTCAAAATCGCTCCTCCTCATCACCTGCTCTGCTCTTGCAGGCATGTTTGCTCCCAACTGGACCAATGGTTTCCTGATTGATATTGAACAAGtcaataagaaattcattacaacaacaacaactcagccatatcccaactaaatgggcaATAAGAAActcaataaatataataattcatCACTACATTTCTTGAAGAGATATATAATCAGATACAAGTCAACTAATCATTCACAATCATCGCTAGATAATTTAATGTTTTGGATcttatctctttattttttaaggggggggggataagGGGTCTATAAACTCATATTGTGCAAATACTGAGATGCCATCGCATATAGATAAATTTGAATAACTACAGTTCCAAAGTTTAATTTCCTAGTTGACCAACAACAACTATAGCCAAATTAGATTACAGGCCCTTTGTGTAGCCCACATGGTGTTACGAGTCCCCAGTGAAAAACAAAACTCATCTTTAGTTGTTCATGTGTAAGCAAATGATACCAacccatcaaaaaaaaaaaaaaaaaactcccttGTTCTTATCCAGGAAAGCAGGAATGCCACAAATTGGGTATACCCCACCCATGCAGGCATGCACCCACAAGTGCTGTCTAGAGAATTATCCTTCAGTTTCACCATAATAACAAAGACCACTTCCAATTATTCCAATCAATAAACCAACAATAccaaattttaagaaaataattgaaTAGCTTATTCCTATACGATTAGATAGAAAAGAAAACGTGGACCACAATATATTCCTATAGTTGTTTGCGACAAGACATATTCTTCAACGATAGCAATGCCAATGATGTAAGATTATTGAGATTTCAAGGTCAGAAGGGAAACAAATAAAAGCCTTTCTTCCATAATTATGAGATGAACAAGTTGCCTTGAATGGTTGGTTCAAATCAACACCAAAATGGTTTGGATGAAATTAGGAGGAACTATGAAAAGCAAAAAAGACATACCTGCCAGCCATAACACGATCCATATCCTGAAGCTCCGCACCAAAGAAGCGACACCCACTCCTGATTTTATGATCTTGACATGTTTCCCTTTTGCCTGATGATGGGTTCAACATACATGTTTTAGCTTTTTCAGTGTCCCTATGGGCTATCCCTTATAAAACTTTCATGTATAAAGAGATGAAAACCAATTAAAGCTACAAACTGCAGAAATAATCCTTTTACCTGAAGCCACAATTAGTGGCGACATTCCGAATTTATCGCCTGTATAGGTATCACGGAAGTGAAGACCCACCAAGAGGCTGTAATCCATTATCCTCTCGGCTTCCAAAAATTCGCAGTCACGATCGATTTGTCTGAATACAATTGAACCACATCGTATCAATCACTAAAGCAAGAATACCTACTACTGAACTAATTTGATGGAACAAAATTTGCATTATCTGGATTGTTTGATAGTCTTGACTTAATCATCATAGTATTAAACCACCATAAATACTCACCTCATTAGCTCTTCAAACCAAGATCTTTGTAGGCGAAACACAAAATTGAGATCAAGGTCCTTTAGGGTGGTTGTCTCATCGATCTCCCCCTCAGGTTTGTCAGTTGTACGGCCATGGGAGGATCCTTTAAGGTCAAACCGTCTGTGGATTCGGTAATCCGAGCAGAACAAATTGCCCATCACAATGAACCGGGTCTAATTTTTGCACACACAAGCACAATCTCAGAAAATCAATGCTGTATATCACttaacctcaaaacccaaaagattCATAATGCTCCCAAAGCATACCTTCTGACCACCCACTGGTTTGACACAATGCACGCCCAAGAACTTTGTGACCAGTGAGTTCTGATACCGACAAAGATGTTGATGGTAACTTGGAAGCATCCTAAGAAGCACCTGAGCATGAATAAGCAAAGAGCAATTACTACCATTGAATTAGTGTTCAGATTTTGTCTAGTTGTCTTGATGATACGGTCTGCACATATAAAATTTACAATCAATCACCGACCTAAGTACCTAGGGCCTGAAGGATTGTTGTGATTTTAAAACTTGAGAGACTCAGAAAGGGAGGTAGGCAACTGACCTTGACTTCAGATTTCTTCACGGTTTTTATCATGAACCGATCATCCTGTGTAAGGTAAAAGAAGCTTCCACTCTTCCCAGGAGAAGAAAGTTCTCTCAGCGCATCATTTCCACAAATGGCTAGCATGTAATCCGCAGGATCAATATTGAACAACTCCCTCAGATGTCTGAACAGACCATAAAATTAATATTCACTACTGTAAGCTAATTAAATAGGAAGGAGACCCCTAAAAATCACAAATTTGATAATTCGAACAGAAATTGAAGAATCCAAATGGGTAAACTAGAGAGTCAATACCTAAACACCATGGGACAGTAATCCTTCCATCGGAACTCCACCGATTGATGAGGGGGTGTAACTTTCGATCCCTCGGTTGGAAACCTTGTCCAGAACTTCTCCCTTGGATCGAAATCAGATGGTTTCAGGCCCCGCAATATCGAAACAGGCTTGCCCACAGAATACCTAGAAGCAAAACCAGAAGTCTGGATCAATAACAAAGTCTGGATCAATAACAGAGATCAAAAATAGGCAATGCTGGCAAAATGATATGAACACATCAATCGATTCGCCAAAATACCTGATACCCAGTTGAAGATTCAGCATCAAATCATAATTCTTATGCCCTTTCGATATCGTCTGTCCCGGTTTTTTAACCTCTCCAGCGAAGAAACACGGACTTCGCCTCTGCAAATCTATACTCCGATCCAAATCAGTCCCGTCACGATACAGCATCGATGCTTCCACATTATCGATGATATCACAAGTGATATCCCCAGCTTCACCATCAGattcccaaatgcaaatccGAGGGAAATTCCTCTCAGCCAAGCTTCCTCTCCCACCATCCACCGAAGACCTTTTCCTCGTCGACAACATAAAGTTCTCCTCAGCCAAAGGACTCCTCAGCAAATCACTCCGATCCTTAAAGTTCTTACTCGGAAAAAGAGTTCCATTAAGCAGCTGTTGATGCTTGAGATCCTTATTCCAACAACCCACATAGCAGCTCCCATCAGGCCAAGTAAAAACACCATTCCCCTTTGGAAGTCCATTCTCCCACTGCCCATCATACCGATTCCCATTAGCCCAAATCAAAACACCTTTATCAGAGATCACACCGTTCTTCCACTCACCCACATATTCGTTGCCATTCTTCCATGCATACCTCCCTT
This genomic stretch from Macadamia integrifolia cultivar HAES 741 chromosome 2, SCU_Mint_v3, whole genome shotgun sequence harbors:
- the LOC122072109 gene encoding phosphatidylinositol 4-phosphate 5-kinase 1-like, with translation MRETVFYDGEDNSGNGNKKKKSEEDNNKEAVEEVVLVPSPFVVCRSRSQAGNTRRVTPTTTATTDIGGATPTALEKILPNGDLYTGGFVGNVPHGTGKYLWTDGCMYEGEWRRGKASGKGKFSWPSGATYEGEFKAGRMDGVGTFIGADGDTYRGSWSADRKHGLGQKSYANGDYYEGTWKRNLQDGQGRYAWKNGNEYVGEWKNGVISDKGVLIWANGNRYDGQWENGLPKGNGVFTWPDGSCYVGCWNKDLKHQQLLNGTLFPSKNFKDRSDLLRSPLAEENFMLSTRKRSSVDGGRGSLAERNFPRICIWESDGEAGDITCDIIDNVEASMLYRDGTDLDRSIDLQRRSPCFFAGEVKKPGQTISKGHKNYDLMLNLQLGIRYSVGKPVSILRGLKPSDFDPREKFWTRFPTEGSKVTPPHQSVEFRWKDYCPMVFRHLRELFNIDPADYMLAICGNDALRELSSPGKSGSFFYLTQDDRFMIKTVKKSEVKVLLRMLPSYHQHLCRYQNSLVTKFLGVHCVKPVGGQKTRFIVMGNLFCSDYRIHRRFDLKGSSHGRTTDKPEGEIDETTTLKDLDLNFVFRLQRSWFEELMRQIDRDCEFLEAERIMDYSLLVGLHFRDTYTGDKFGMSPLIVASGKRETCQDHKIRSGCRFFGAELQDMDRVMAGRKPLVQLGANMPARAEQVMRRSDFELFTPIGGGNLTPLRGGYREIYEVILYFGIIDILQDYDISKKLEHAYKSLQADPTSISAVDPKLYSKRFRDFIRRIFIEDK